A stretch of DNA from Alteromonas gilva:
TCTGATTGCTCAGCTTAACGCGGCCCTCAAACAAGCGCAGCTGGATAGCCTTAACTTAACCCGGGCGCAACGTGACCGTTTAGCAAAAACGATAGTCGTGGAGCATCAGATCCTGAATGACTTATTAAAGAATCAGGCCGATAAAAGTCAGACGTTTACGGCTTTTGGCGTGCTGATATTACTGTTTGTTGCCATGTTCGGGGTGTTTGGCCAGCTCTTTGTGAGCATTACCGGCGAAAAGCAACATCGCGTGACAGAGCAACTTATGGCAACCATGACACCGCAAACGTGGATCGATGGTAAGTTAACCGGGCAGATCCTGTTGGCACTTAAAACCATGCTCGGCACGTTGCTGTCGATTGTGTTATCCATACTCTTTTTTACCGTGGTCATCAAACAACAAGCGCTACGTTTAGATTTTGTAAACTGGGCAATGCTGCCCTGGTTTATGGCTTTTGCGATTGCTGGTTTGGCCCTATGCGCGGCCTTTATGGCGGCCGTTGCGGCTGGCATTGATGATCCTAATCACAGCGGCAAGAGTGCGCTCATGATGCTGCCGATAGCGCCGCTTGCCATTGCATTTTTTATAATGGATACCCCTAACAGTGTGCTTAGCATCGTGTTGAGTTATTTGCCGGTAACCGCTTTTGCGGTGATGCCTGTACGGATGTCTCTGGTTGAGTTGCCACTGTGGCAGCCGCTGGTGTCGCTGGTGTTAAGCGTGGGGTGTTTTTATTACCTGCGCATTTGCGCTGCGCGTATCTTTAAGATGGGAATGAACATGTACGGCAAGGAACCTACCTTAAAAGAGATGTGGCTGGCTGTTTTTAAGTAGCCGTACACTGTTTTGCATCAGAGCCAGATTGCAAAATGGCCAAGCCCCGGCCGTTTCTTGTCAGCGTTTAAACTGCAATATATAGCCTTTAAAGGGCACGGCCAGATAATCAACGTTATCCGGTTTGCTGTGCGAGGACGTAAAGCCATGGTTTTCCATAAACCGGGATAATTTACTTTTTCGGCCGCGGCCTGGATCAACAATAATCACTTCGCAGGCCGGGTTGGCGTGGTTTTCAATAAAATTCCCGAGCAGTTCGATGTGCTCATCCTCATACAATAAGTCACTGCCGATAATAATATCGAACTTGCCCAGCGTATCGTTCTGACTGGCCCAGTCGGTTTGCTCAAAGGGGATTGCCGTATCGCCATTCAGCGCAACATTTCGCGCTAAAAATCCCTGTACTTCAGGGTGATAATCGGTTGCGGTAATATCAACCTGTTTCTTATTCAGTAGCAGGCTCGATAACGCCATGCCGCAGCCAACTTCTAAAATCCGTTTGGCTCGGGTATTAAACTGATTCATAAAATGGGCAAGCACAATGCCGGATGGCCACACAATGCCAAAAATTGGCCAGGTAGCAGAGCTAATCCCCAGCTTTTCGGCAATTAAGTCAGGATCGTAAAACTCCTGGTTATTGCGCAGTGTACATAGATGAATATCAGTTTCTCCAAACTCAACGGTTTGGTAGCTTAAACGCAGGTTAGTCATTTAAGGGGGTCTCGTTAGTGGATAGGGCGCTAAGCCAGCTATCGAGGATAAATGACAAAACAATGAGGTGTGTAGGAACTGTCAGGCAACAAAACATTCTTACCGGTACAGAGATTATAGTAAGCCCGGTGAAATACAAAGCAGTTTATGCAACAGAAAGGGCTAATAAAGCAACCCCGCAATGGCTCATTCCAAAAAAGAGAATGAATTGTTTGATAAATAGATAAAGCCATTTGGCGAAAATGACGTAACAATAAGGGTATAACCAATTGGTTAACCCGAATTATTTACTCTTAGCAACGAAAAGGACCCTGTTATGAACAAACGTATCACAAGTGTCATCGCCGCAGCGCTATTAAGCACCTCAGCTTTTGCTGCTCCTACAACCTATTCTGTGGATCCAACCCACACGTTTGCCGTAGCATCCTGGAGTCACTTCGGCTTTTCAACACCCACCGCTGTTTTTGCTGGTGCAGAAGGAACGATTACCTATGACGCAGACAAGCCGGCAAGCAGTAAAATCGATATTTCAGTGAGCATCGACACCGTGGACTCGTTTGTCGAAAAGCTCAACGAAGAGTTTGTTGGCAGCGACTGGTTTAATGCAGCGGAGTATCCGAAAGCGACGTTTGTCAGCACCAAGGTGGTTCCTCACGGTGATAACAAATTTAGCGTTACCGGTGATTTAACCATTAAAGGTACCACCAAGTCTGTCACTATGGATGCAGTGCTAAACGGCACCGGCAAGCACCCCATGTCTGGTAAGCCAGCGATTGGCTTTGACGCCACAACGGTTATCAAGCGTTCCGATTTCGGTATTTCGCAATACGTACCGCATGTAGGTGATGAAATTACTTTGCGTCTCACCACCGAAGCGCAGGCTAAATAGTAAAGCAGGCTGCGCCTGAATACACCTTCGGTAAAAGGCAGTCTTAACGGGCTGCCTTTTTTATAATGGGTTTACAGCGTGTTATTGGCCGTAAAATTTTGTTGCTTGGTCGGCAACACACTTTAAAGTCGCACGGGCCACGCATATGTTAAATAATGTAATCGTTAATGACTAAATTGGTAGTAATGAACTGGTTAAGATTTTTTGCAGTAATGGTGGTTGTAGCGGGGTTTCCTGCTGGTAGCGCCTTATTGCCTGTCGAATACAACGAGGTTAATTTCCTTGTTGGCCAGCATGACATTACCCTTGAAAGCCACGCCAGTGAAGTTGAGCTTGCCGGGCACGCCAAGGATTTTCCGGCCAACGATATTGACGATGATACCGACAGCAGTGTTTATTCGCTCCGTAAAACCTGCAATATTACTAGTCCGGTTCCCCTTGCTGGTCAGTACCATGTTGTTAAAACCGCGATATGCTGGGCTGAGATCCGCGCCCCACCTTCTTTAAGTTAATTCAAATTACAAACCACCAGTGTGAATATTTCCCACTGTGCAACCGAATTAAACTTAAAAAAGGATGCGATTATGCACCATTTATCACTATGTAAAACCGAAGCCTTCGATACCCTGGCTCAGCCATCACTGGTTGAACACCTTGAGCTCAAATCCAGCGCCCTGAGCGTGTTTACTGATTTTCAGCAATATCAACCGCAGATCATCGACAGCAATGCGAAAGCCATTGAGCTTGAACATTTAATGCGGGTAGCGCATGTAAAAATGAAGCTGGTCGTCGATCAGAGCGAAAAATTTGTGGGAATCGTCACGCTGACGGATATCGACGAACAAAAAATTCTGCAACGCGTTGCCCAGCTACAGATTTCCCGTTCGGAGTTGCTCGTTGCCGATATGATGCAACCAAAAGCGACGCTGCATGCCTTTAACTATCATGATCTAAAAGCTGCCAGTGTGGCTGATGTGATTGATACCCTTAAAGAAAACGGCGCTATGCACTGTTTGGTTATCGACCAACAGCACCATGCGATCCGTGGCGTAATAAGTGTCAGTGATATCGTCAGGCGGCTACGTATTCCACTGGATATTCAGTCACTGCCTTCCTTTGCGGCGTTGTCGAATATTATAGCCGCTTAGGGCCCGGGCAGCTCGCGTTTGCCTGATGTTGTACGACCAGTTGCGCGATGCGCGACTGGTCGTAAAAGTTTGGTAAACTGCCATAAAGCAGATGCGAGGGTCAAATCTTGGAAAATCTATTTCAACGACAACATGGTGAGTTTGCACTGATCATGAGCGAAGAGATTGTGCTCACTAATGCAGAAGGCCCGTGGAATAAGGAATGCATTGAGCATTTTGGTCTGGTGTATGCGAAAACCGTTTACAATAGTGGCTGTCCGCGCTGGGCTGATATTGTGTACTTACAAGGTGAAAGTCTGCTGGTGCCGGAAGCCGAAAGCGATCTTAGGGTCCGTATCAGTCGGGCGATTTCCGCCGGGCTGGCAAAAGTGATTTATGTGACGGCAAAATCGACAGTAGCGACTGCTGCCAAAATGCAGTTGCAACGTTTGTATGGTGGGCTCGATGTAGAAATGACGTTTGCTGATAGTGTTGAGGCTGCCATCACAATAGCCAGCAACGATGGTTTTAAGGTAGACGAACAGGCGGTCATCAGGTTTTTTAGCCAGCCCCTCGGCCGGACTTAGTTTTACCTTTCGCTTTGCCTGTTGCGTGCTCGGGCGCGTTAGGCTTTCAGGTAGTTGTCCTGCGCGGAATCAACGCCTGAATAGACCGCTAATTCCACTTTCTGAAGAAGACTTCAAATAGTTTGGGCGCCTCTTCCCGCAGTGAAAACTGGCCGGGGTTTTCCAGGTATTCATGCACGATGCCACGAAAGAAACAGCTCAACGCAAGCGTCAGTGTATGGGGATCGAGTTCTTTGGCGAGCGTGCCATTTTGCTGGGCCTTTTCAAAAAACTTTGCCAGCGTGTCACTTTTTTCCTGGCGCGCCTGAATGGTTTTTTCCTGGCAAATTTGCAAGTTGCCGGTGTAGTCACATTTGATTAAAAACAATGACAGCACACGACGCAAATACAGATCATCCTCAACGCGGATCACCAGTTCGCAACAAAGCTGCTTTAAGCTATCCAGTGGATTATCGTCGGTATTCTCCAAACCGTCGACCAGATCTTGTATAAACGGCTTGTGCAACTCATCGTGAAGCGCCATAAAAATGTCGGCTTTATTTTTAAAGTGCCAGTACACAGCGCCGCGGGTAACATTTGCGGCCTGGGCGATTTGTTCGAGGGTTGCCCGGGCAACGCCTTGTTCTGTGAAGACGTCTACAGCGGCTTCTAAAATGGCGTTGCGGGTTTTTTCTGCTTCTTCTTTCGTTCGTCGCATAATCTGTATTTTTCGGCTGATTGACAACATACATACATGAATGTATTTTAAACTATAGCGTCATTTGGCCGTTTGTCCAGTATTCCTGTTGATGACTTCTTCAGGACCTTAATAAGTTAATTAGAAATTATGATCAATAAATTTGTTATCGCAGCTTTATCACTTTTGGCAATTGCCGGCTGCTCACAAGACCTTGCAGAACAATCGGGATCGGCTCAGGGAGCCGGTCAGGCGCCTGCGCCAATGGTGTCGGTTGTGGAACTTAAACCTCAGCAAGTCGATAATATTATCGCTTTACCTGGCCGGGTTAGCCCGTTACGTCAGTCTCAGGTACGCCCGCAGGTGCAGGGGGTGATTACCGAGCGACTTTTTGAAGAAGGCGCCTATGTTGAGAAAGGGCAACAGCTTTATCAAATTGATGATACGCGTTTTGTTGCCGAACTTGCCCGGGCAAAGGCCGATTTGGCAAGTGCCGAGGCCAACCGCAAAGCACTTAGCGCCCGTTTAAAGCGCTTTAAGGATTTATTGTCCAGTGATGCGGTGAGCGAGCAGGAATATGACGACGCCCTTGCCCAGGCTGAGCAGGCGGATGCGCAAATCAGCATTGCTAAAGCGGCAATATCACTGGCTCAGGTTGATTTGGATTTTACTAAAGTCTATGCGCCAATAAGCGGCCAAATCAGCCGCTCATTTACCACTGTAGGCACCCTGGTTTCAGCAAATCAGGCGCAACAGCTTGCCACCATTACAGCGCTGGATCCCATTTATGTCGACATGCAGCAGTCGGGCAAGGGCATACTTACGTTGCGCCGTGCCATGCAGGAGCAGGGCACGTTGCCGGTACAACTGGTATTAGATGACGTTACGGGCGAGC
This window harbors:
- a CDS encoding CBS domain-containing protein, whose translation is MHHLSLCKTEAFDTLAQPSLVEHLELKSSALSVFTDFQQYQPQIIDSNAKAIELEHLMRVAHVKMKLVVDQSEKFVGIVTLTDIDEQKILQRVAQLQISRSELLVADMMQPKATLHAFNYHDLKAASVADVIDTLKENGAMHCLVIDQQHHAIRGVISVSDIVRRLRIPLDIQSLPSFAALSNIIAA
- a CDS encoding YceI family protein, with the translated sequence MNKRITSVIAAALLSTSAFAAPTTYSVDPTHTFAVASWSHFGFSTPTAVFAGAEGTITYDADKPASSKIDISVSIDTVDSFVEKLNEEFVGSDWFNAAEYPKATFVSTKVVPHGDNKFSVTGDLTIKGTTKSVTMDAVLNGTGKHPMSGKPAIGFDATTVIKRSDFGISQYVPHVGDEITLRLTTEAQAK
- a CDS encoding class I SAM-dependent methyltransferase, with the protein product MTNLRLSYQTVEFGETDIHLCTLRNNQEFYDPDLIAEKLGISSATWPIFGIVWPSGIVLAHFMNQFNTRAKRILEVGCGMALSSLLLNKKQVDITATDYHPEVQGFLARNVALNGDTAIPFEQTDWASQNDTLGKFDIIIGSDLLYEDEHIELLGNFIENHANPACEVIIVDPGRGRKSKLSRFMENHGFTSSHSKPDNVDYLAVPFKGYILQFKR
- a CDS encoding TetR family transcriptional regulator, producing MRRTKEEAEKTRNAILEAAVDVFTEQGVARATLEQIAQAANVTRGAVYWHFKNKADIFMALHDELHKPFIQDLVDGLENTDDNPLDSLKQLCCELVIRVEDDLYLRRVLSLFLIKCDYTGNLQICQEKTIQARQEKSDTLAKFFEKAQQNGTLAKELDPHTLTLALSCFFRGIVHEYLENPGQFSLREEAPKLFEVFFRKWN
- a CDS encoding ABC transporter permease codes for the protein MSNKTPVTRGQIWTVAKWEFLHFFKLKQEIISKVVMLLLAAVIYFFATSTSELAEQYRIAVNADFQPAGQVDSAFDFIKVENTSDVIDSLESGSDYDAVLKYDPLTQGYTLISAEKDAWQNTLIAQLNAALKQAQLDSLNLTRAQRDRLAKTIVVEHQILNDLLKNQADKSQTFTAFGVLILLFVAMFGVFGQLFVSITGEKQHRVTEQLMATMTPQTWIDGKLTGQILLALKTMLGTLLSIVLSILFFTVVIKQQALRLDFVNWAMLPWFMAFAIAGLALCAAFMAAVAAGIDDPNHSGKSALMMLPIAPLAIAFFIMDTPNSVLSIVLSYLPVTAFAVMPVRMSLVELPLWQPLVSLVLSVGCFYYLRICAARIFKMGMNMYGKEPTLKEMWLAVFK
- a CDS encoding efflux RND transporter periplasmic adaptor subunit — translated: MINKFVIAALSLLAIAGCSQDLAEQSGSAQGAGQAPAPMVSVVELKPQQVDNIIALPGRVSPLRQSQVRPQVQGVITERLFEEGAYVEKGQQLYQIDDTRFVAELARAKADLASAEANRKALSARLKRFKDLLSSDAVSEQEYDDALAQAEQADAQISIAKAAISLAQVDLDFTKVYAPISGQISRSFTTVGTLVSANQAQQLATITALDPIYVDMQQSGKGILTLRRAMQEQGTLPVQLVLDDVTGEQYEYPGELKFSEVTVDETTGAVALRAEFSNPDSLLMPGMYAKAIVRLSSSPQLLVPQRAATRQPDRSLLVMVVNAQNEVEPRTLTIAGSYGDQYIATGGVTAGDRVIVAGYQKVQPGAKVNTQPWQGAQQSQPRG